From Ammoniphilus oxalaticus:
ATTGCGTTTAGGTCCTTTTTCTACCCGTGTTTCTCTTGCGACGTTGTCGTGTTTTTGAACGTTGCGAAACACGCTGTAAATGCCCGCGTGAATCCATTAAATATTTAGTGTAAAACAGCGGATTTAGCTTTGAAAGTAATGCTGTTTCTTTTTCGTTTAAGCGATCAAAAATTTCCCGGCCGGGTTTTGAATTGACTTCAATTAACCAGACCTTATGCTCGCGGTCGATCCCAACATCGATTCCTAATTCAACTAAAGGTCCGTGTTGTCGTTCTAAATAGGCGGGTAACATTGTTTCTATAATATGCAATTGTTCCTTAATGGTTTTTATTTGAGTCGAAGTATAGTTAGCGAGCATAAATTCGTTGAAAGGTAAGGCTTTGCCGCCGCCGTGGAGATTAGAAGTGATACTCTGCTTGGCGCCAACCCGAATCGCCTTGCCCGTTGTCGCCCACTGTCCCGATCCATCTTTTTGCGTTAATAGGCGAATGTCAAAGGGAACCTCTTCTTTGTTGCGGAGGGTAAGGTAGGGTTGGATTAGATATTTCCAGCTACGCGCATAAGAGTGGAAAAATGAGCTGAATTGTTGGATAGAAGGGAAGCTTCTACGGATGAGCGCATTCCGTCTCCCTCTCCCTTCAACACGGAGTGATTGAGCGGTTCGGGCTACTTTTAATACGCCAATCCCAAGAGAACCGTTAATCGGTTTTAAAATGATAGATGGGAACCGTTCCAACCATTCTACGAGTTGAGCTGAAGAGGAGTAGACTTCTGTTGGCGGGAGAAATTGGCGAAGTGATGGATGCTCCTTCAAGGTGTTAAACATTTGTAGTTTTCCTTTTAAGCCAACGCCCAAAAAACGAATAGATGGATCTTGTAACAATTTTGCGACGGCTGGTTTATGTTGTTGGTTGTACGTTCTGCCAGAATAAAAACAGCGGTCATAAATGTAATTCGGGATCGGAGCGGTGACTGTGCTCCATTTGCTCGTATCATCCCATGTGTACCCACGGACTGTTCGTGACTGAAAATCGACTTGATTGGGATGGAAGACGATAACAGAGATTCCTTCTCGCGTTCCAGCTTGAATCAGGGTTCTAAAAAAGGCTTTTTCGGGAAAGGGCGGTTGAGTTGGCGCATATACGGTCATAATTCCTAGCCAAGTATTGTTCATGACCCGTCACTCACCTTTTCCTCCGTTTTTTTTGATTACGTTTCCGTCGCAACGCAATCAGGCTTGCTTTATTCGCATTGGAAGTAGATTTTGTCATGTTTTTTAAAAATAGGCTATAATCGAGCAACTTCTTTACGGAAGGTCTCGTTTTTGTTTGTTCTGAAAGTACTTGATCATCATTTTTGGACGGTTTCGCATTGATTTCTAACAACCAAATTCGTCCGCTCGTATCGACAGCGAGATCGATCCCTAACTCACCGAAATGTCCTTCTAATTCAGCTTCCAGCCCTTCGGCAAGCAACCTGGAAGTTTGGGAAAGTTGATTTCGTGTCGGCCTCGTTCCGCTCCACGGTCCCGCTGCCGCTAAAGCTTCCCCTACAGACATGATCGTTCCGCCGCGCGCAAGGTTAGAGACGATGCTTTGACTTTGCCCAATCCGACCGACAATCGAGGTCACGATCCACTTACCCGTACGATCTTTTTGAGCGAGCGATCTAAAATCAAGCGGGTTTCCATTAATGCGAATCAGTCGCAATCCTTGTTGAACCAAATAAGGGAACTTAGAAATACGCGGACCGATCGACGCGTGTAGTTTGGCAAGGCTAGAATACGTTTTTTGAACAGTGCCGGCCATTGTGGAATACTGGCACGTAAAACCCTTTCCAGTTCTTGAAATGCGGTAAATCCCTTTGCCCAGACTGCCGTTTGCCGGTTTTAGATACACTTGAGGATAGCGCGAAACGGCTTCTTTTATCGTGCTAAATCCTTTAAATAACGTGGTGCCCGGCAAATAAGCGGATACTTGCGGATTTTTGGAAAGCGCCTCATGCACTTGCCACTTATTAAGGAAGTGTTCATTGAAGTAATGGATCCCTTTTTTCTTGAAAGATTCAATAATTGCTTGATTTTCGGGTTTGTTTTCTGATTTCCTTGAGGCAAGTCGATTATAGATACTGTCTGGTGAGGGTAAGCGTCGTTGTACCCACTTTCCATTCATCCACGTCCATCCGTTAACGGTTTGATTTTGTTGGTCAACATCGTTTAATGTAAAGATATAAGCTAGAATTCCTTTTGACTTCGCCTCCTGAACAAGTTCCTTGCAAAATAAAGAGGCGGACCCGAAGATCCCTTCGGGGGTACGAATTAAACTTGTGATCAGAACACCGAAAACCGGACCAAGGTAAATTCTCCTACTTTTTGGTTCATACTGAATATTTAGCTGAATTCCATTCGGAATACATAACTGTTCTGCCAGATCCTTACGTATCCGAATTAAAAAAGATTGACTTGTGAATGTTTGAACTCTGCTTGAGCTCTTTCTTTGTCCCAGGTGAATTGTAAGGGGGGAACGCGGGAGTTGCAGCAAATGTTGAAGCTTTGAACTAATCAGTAGGTTCGTCCCAGAAGGGAAGTCCGAATGTTCATCCACTTGTATTCCGGCGCAAACTTTTGACATGCTTATTCCCCTTCCCATTAGGCTTTCTTATACACTACTGTATAGTATGAGGGCGTTTGGAGCTTGGTGATAAGAGTGGGCTTAGGCAGCTATAGCGAGTAAACTACTGTTACAGAGGTGATTGAATGGCGTGGCCTATTTTGTTTTTAATACAGATTACGATCGGGGCGTTGATCGGGGGACTGACTAATGAATTGGCGATTCGGATGCTTTTTCGTCCGTATAAAGCGTACTATATTGGCAAGTGGAGAGTGCCTTTTACACCAGGGTTAATTCCAAAACGGCATGAAGAGCTCGCTTTTCAGATGGGGAAATTGGTAGAGAACTTTTTAATTACGCCGGATGGCGTTCGAAGTATGTTAGAAAAGGGAGAAGTAAAGCAGGAAGTTATTGAGTGGCTGTTGCGTAAAATGGATGAACTAGAGGATTCAGAAGATACGGTGGAAGTGGTGTTAGCTAAATGGGGCATTTCCTTAGATAGCCAATTAGAAGAGGCGACAAAGCAACAACTTAAAGCGTTGATCATGAAGCAACTTGCTGATCATGCGGATCGCCCGCTTGAAGAGGTTTTACCGTATGGGATCAAACAGCAACTCGAATTGAAGCTAGGAGAAATCTCTCCCATTCTATTAAAGAAGTTTGGCGGGTTCCTTGCATCTGATGAAGGAACGGTCTTTATTCGGCAGATGTTAGGTCAGCTGGCTGGCGGGCTCGGTATGCTTGGGGGACTCGCTTCGATGCTTTTGTCGGATGAAAAGGTTGTTAACAAGGTAAGGCATTCGCTCGTTGACGCATTTGAGAATAAAGAGCTTCAGGCCAAGTTGTCTGGTTTGATTCAACAGGAAATTCAAAAGGCATATAAACGGAATGTGGACGAGGTCGTTGAGTGGATTGGAAAAGAGAGGGTAGCCGATGGCATTCAGTTTGCGGTTGACAAAGTCGTTGCGTTTGATCAGCTTCGGAATCTGAAAGTCAATCAATTGTTGAGCGCTATGCTGCCGTTGCTGCGCGCAAAAGTCCCTAGCGTTATAAACCGCTTATTTGATTGGGCTGAGTCCCATTTGGAACAAGGGTTGAAAAAAATCAACCTCACAGCGATCGCGGCCCGTCAGGTTGAAAACTTTCCTGTCCATATGTTGGAGCGGATGATCGTTAGCATCACAGGGAAGGAACTTAAAATGATTACGGTGCTGGGAGCGTTGTTAGGAGGGGTGATCGGGGCGATTCAAGCATTGCTTGTGCTGTGGCTTAGTTAGGTCTATATACAAGCAGGGACTGGTGTGGCAAAATATGGGTAGATATTTTGAAGAAATGAAAGCGGAGGGGAAAGTATGAAAATTATTTTTCATGGACATTCAACAGTTCAAATTACGACGCAGGATCATTCAATCATTATCGATCCATTTTTGGAAAACAACCCAGCTGCCAAGGCAAAAGCGGCAGACATAAAAGTAGATTATATTTTGCTGACTCATGGACATGCAGACCATATCGAGGATGCCGCATCGATTGCGAAGAACAATGATGCAACCATTATCGCCACGTATGAACTTGCTAATTATTTTGGGTGGCAGGGTTGTAAGACACAACCACTAAATATAGGGGGGACATTTCCGCTCCCGTTTGGCAGTGTAAAACTGACTCAAGCTTTTCACAGCTCAGGTTTAATCGAGAATGACAAGCAGGAAATCATCTACATGGGGATGCCAACAGGTTTGTTGCTAACAATCGAAGGCAAAACATTGTACCATGCTGGAGATACCGCTTTATTTGGAGACATGAAAATGATTGGCGAACTTCACGACATTGACCTTGCTTTTTTACCAATCGGAGATTTATTCACGATGGGACCCGAAGATGCCGTTCATGCGGCGCAGTGGTTACAGGCTAAGCAAGTTTTACCGATTCATTACAATACATTTGATTTTATTAAACAAGATGGCGCCGCTTATATCGAAAAGTTGAAAGAGTATGGGATTGGCGGACAAGTGATTCAACCAGGGGAAAGCATCACGTTCATTTAATAGCGTCATGAGCATTCATTGATGATAGAGGCTGTACTAAAAGGAGGAGGGACCTTCTTTGGCGCAGCCTCTTTCTTGATTGCTGAAGCGCGCTGACGATAACTCTTCATTTTCGATCACCTCACATAGGTGAATGTTTTAGTCGTTAAAATGATGCGGCGCTGGCTTGAAATGAATCAGATTGGAGAAGATGGTCGTATAGAGCAGGAAGGTGAGGAGAAGATGAGATTGAGAAAGTTTTATATATTCTTTACCGCGGCGTTGATCGTTTATATTGCCGTGATCACTGTTTATCTAATCAACGCCCCCAGTTCTCTCCCGTTGGAATGGCAAGGATCCGCAGCCGATCCCGCGACCTTTATGACGGAGGAACAATTACAGCAATCGGTCTCTTTTTCAAGAGAAAAGAATATCATTACGTTTATTTCAGGTCCGATCAAATGGGCGATCTATTTGCTTATTCTTGGAATTGGGTTATCCGCAGCCTATGCAAGAGGGATAAAGAGGATTTTCAAATGGAACATAGTCAACATTTTTTTGTTTTTGTTGTTGCTCACATTAA
This genomic window contains:
- a CDS encoding YheC/YheD family protein, whose amino-acid sequence is MNNTWLGIMTVYAPTQPPFPEKAFFRTLIQAGTREGISVIVFHPNQVDFQSRTVRGYTWDDTSKWSTVTAPIPNYIYDRCFYSGRTYNQQHKPAVAKLLQDPSIRFLGVGLKGKLQMFNTLKEHPSLRQFLPPTEVYSSSAQLVEWLERFPSIILKPINGSLGIGVLKVARTAQSLRVEGRGRRNALIRRSFPSIQQFSSFFHSYARSWKYLIQPYLTLRNKEEVPFDIRLLTQKDGSGQWATTGKAIRVGAKQSITSNLHGGGKALPFNEFMLANYTSTQIKTIKEQLHIIETMLPAYLERQHGPLVELGIDVGIDREHKVWLIEVNSKPGREIFDRLNEKETALLSKLNPLFYTKYLMDSRGHLQRVSQRSKTRQRRKRNTGRKRT
- a CDS encoding YheC/YheD family protein, whose amino-acid sequence is MSKVCAGIQVDEHSDFPSGTNLLISSKLQHLLQLPRSPLTIHLGQRKSSSRVQTFTSQSFLIRIRKDLAEQLCIPNGIQLNIQYEPKSRRIYLGPVFGVLITSLIRTPEGIFGSASLFCKELVQEAKSKGILAYIFTLNDVDQQNQTVNGWTWMNGKWVQRRLPSPDSIYNRLASRKSENKPENQAIIESFKKKGIHYFNEHFLNKWQVHEALSKNPQVSAYLPGTTLFKGFSTIKEAVSRYPQVYLKPANGSLGKGIYRISRTGKGFTCQYSTMAGTVQKTYSSLAKLHASIGPRISKFPYLVQQGLRLIRINGNPLDFRSLAQKDRTGKWIVTSIVGRIGQSQSIVSNLARGGTIMSVGEALAAAGPWSGTRPTRNQLSQTSRLLAEGLEAELEGHFGELGIDLAVDTSGRIWLLEINAKPSKNDDQVLSEQTKTRPSVKKLLDYSLFLKNMTKSTSNANKASLIALRRKRNQKKRRKR
- a CDS encoding DUF445 family protein, which translates into the protein MAWPILFLIQITIGALIGGLTNELAIRMLFRPYKAYYIGKWRVPFTPGLIPKRHEELAFQMGKLVENFLITPDGVRSMLEKGEVKQEVIEWLLRKMDELEDSEDTVEVVLAKWGISLDSQLEEATKQQLKALIMKQLADHADRPLEEVLPYGIKQQLELKLGEISPILLKKFGGFLASDEGTVFIRQMLGQLAGGLGMLGGLASMLLSDEKVVNKVRHSLVDAFENKELQAKLSGLIQQEIQKAYKRNVDEVVEWIGKERVADGIQFAVDKVVAFDQLRNLKVNQLLSAMLPLLRAKVPSVINRLFDWAESHLEQGLKKINLTAIAARQVENFPVHMLERMIVSITGKELKMITVLGALLGGVIGAIQALLVLWLS
- a CDS encoding metal-dependent hydrolase: MKIIFHGHSTVQITTQDHSIIIDPFLENNPAAKAKAADIKVDYILLTHGHADHIEDAASIAKNNDATIIATYELANYFGWQGCKTQPLNIGGTFPLPFGSVKLTQAFHSSGLIENDKQEIIYMGMPTGLLLTIEGKTLYHAGDTALFGDMKMIGELHDIDLAFLPIGDLFTMGPEDAVHAAQWLQAKQVLPIHYNTFDFIKQDGAAYIEKLKEYGIGGQVIQPGESITFI